cgtgctaaaccccttactgtataaggggtaatagatgcacGTCGAAAATGCACAGGCAATCTCATGCTAaatggtgcgcttggccgagcgcaccatactgtattggcctgtctaCGCAGTAAGCcaatgctatgctaatgcatcaggagtttaaaatttttttgcaCAAAGCATGTTCTCTACACAAATGTTTCAGGCACATGAAACCTGAGTTCAGGATCCTTTGCCAAGCACTCCAGTTTCAGTCCTAGAGATTAACAGTAGGCCCCAAAATAATTGACCTCTGACTTGGAGTTAAGTTTCTAGCATTAAGACCACATGAGTTAAGTCCACACACATCTCTGCATTGATGAGTAACAACTAACGCCTAGATTAACAGAGGAGTGCTAATTTGAGATGTTTGTGTACAATTTTTGTGCACTAATGTCCTTGTTAAATGACGAGTAAAGTTGCGCACACAAAAATGTGTACACAACTGAATGCAACTTAAGTTTGCTCACCATTTTATAGCTGTGTATACATTCATAGAAATCCTCGAACTCTATTTTGCATTCTTTGCGTGCTCTGATCTTTCCAATGCCACTAGAACATTCCACCCATTCCTTTTCAAAGGCATGACAACGGGCTGCCTGTTTGTAGGGCTGCTTAGCACTTTGAAGCAGCATCCATTTGTCAGCGTTGATTCCCAATTTACCCTGGAGATCAATGAATGGCATAGCTaagcagagagagaaataacaataaaaaacagCAGCAAATAAGGACAAATCAATAGAAACAGCTCCAGAACCCTCTTAAGGAAGTTCCAACTGCTGCAGGATGGAACTTCCTTTTTCAGACTGCTTaccttttaaaaaatatgtatgacCACATGTAAAAACATTCTAATAAACCTAAGGAATtatataaaatctttattttaataGACAAAACATtctgaaaaataattattttagagCTTGTAAAGGAAAATAGTTTTAAGACCAGTAGAAAATCAGTTTCCAAACCTTATTTGCAAACGAGTTTTGCCaaatacaaaaatgaaagaaCCTATTCTGCACACACGACTAAAGGCACGAAGACGTCTAACAGACTGGGACTACCGTTCCTTCGACTATGCCAAATAACCAATGGAACCCCCTAGTACCTCCATTCTCATCTCTGCAACTGTGCACTATCGTAATTTCAGATATTGACTGGAAAAAAAGGTTTaataaagatgtaaaaaaaaaaaaaggagaaaaggcaCAGCTCTGAATGAGAGAATTGGAAGGAGGTGCACAGATCCCTCAACAAAGGGAAACTGCAGACCTGGAGGTACTGAGCCGGGGAAGGATGAGGGCACCTCCCCGAACCTGCCTTCCTACGCCTGTACCTCAGACGTAGCTCCTGCTCTTATATTAACTCAACTATTAATATTCTGTGATTCttcttttctgtttctatttatatCAGGAAATGTACAGTCAGAAAACTAACATAACCTTGTAATGGACACAGTGGAAATTATGTTACTCCTATTATGCATATTTTGGCTACGCGTGCCTAAGTGACCCTGGGAAAGGTGAACAGAGCGCCACCGGCCTGGTTCACCCCTCTCTACCCTGAGACTCGGAGGCCGGTTCCCAGGGCAGGGCACTACTCAAGGAGGAGGACGCAGGCCACCCCTGCCCACCCAAAACCATAAACAGCGCGTCCATCACCTGCAGCTGCGCGCACGTCCTctccccaccttcacacttccgGCCCCAAAGCAGCGACCGGAAGGAAGACCATAGAGACAAGCTGCAGCGCCCAAAGGCCATAGAATTCCAGACAGCAGAACCCTAGGGCGCCCCCTCCCGTCCACAGGAACAGGGCTCACGCGTAAACCCTCCCACAGTTCTGATTGGCTAAGATAGCGCTGTGACGGTGCCAGTCCGAAGCTCTAGTGTTAGCGCCAGACTCGGGAGGAGGCCAAACGTCACTGAGCTGAGCTTGCGGGGACGCCCCTTCTCGACGGCAGGAGCTTGGTTAGCAAAGGTTTCTGAGTGACGTCACCAAAGGCGCCGCGACGAACCAATCGTTAGCTTCCTCGCTCCGATTCTTCTAGAATTTTGTGTGGATCCGTGCATGAGCGCCCCGACTCCTTAGCTGCTCATACAGGAACTGCAGAATGTTCAGCCtctgggaaggggaagggaatgtACGGCTGTTTTGTTTTACGTCCACTGAGAACTCCTGTCACAGGTGTGCAACTTTGGATTTCTCCTTGGACGAGCAACAAAACAGCCCCACATTCTGAGCCCGTGTAGCTCTGCAAAGAATGCAAAGATAAGAAAGTAGCAGTAAATACTTTTCGCTTTCTCCGAAAGATTGGAgatcacaaacaggccgatacagtacagtgtgctccagtggagcgcactgttaacccgcaattggatgcgcgttttagacgcgctagctttaccccttattcagtaaggggtaatagcgtgtcgaaaacgtgcgtccaacccccctccccaaacctaatagcgcccgcaacatgcaaatgcatgttgatggccctattaggtattcccgagcaattcagaaagcaaaatgtgcagccaagccgcacattttactttcagaaattagggcCTACCcaaagtcggaggtcccgaaagttaaaaaaagttaaaaaaaaaatttttgaaatcggctcgtgggttgaaaaccggacgctcaattttgctggtgtctggtttccaaacccgtggctgtcagcgggtttgagaaccgacgccggcaaaattgagcgtcggctgtcaaacccgctgacagccgctgctcctgtccaaaaagaagcgctagagatgcgctagtgttcctagcgcctctttttgctgcgggcccttatttgaatacagaatcacctgcgacttttactgtatcggcccaagtgGCTGTAAAGAATGTAATATTGCTGAACATAAGGAAGAATTGGCAAGTTCAGCACTTAAACAATAATGCtcacaaaagtatgcatggacaTCCAAGTGGCTGGCCTACATATTTCTTGAAGTGAGATACTCAAGATATGCCACAGATGTAACTGCATATCTTAGCCTTTGGGCTGTGATTGTGATTGCCTGaccatagcagaaagcaatgcaagCTTTTATCCATGAGGACAGAGTGGAAACTGAAGACCCCTTCTCAGCTACAGCATAAGATACAAACCATTGTAAAATTTCCTAAATTCCTTGgttctatttaaataaaaaagtaaaactcTTCTGTAGTCAACACC
Above is a genomic segment from Rhinatrema bivittatum unplaced genomic scaffold, aRhiBiv1.1, whole genome shotgun sequence containing:
- the LOC115082255 gene encoding NADH dehydrogenase [ubiquinone] iron-sulfur protein 5-like, producing the protein MPFIDLQGKLGINADKWMLLQSAKQPYKQAARCHAFEKEWVECSSGIGKIRARKECKIEFEDFYECIHSYKMLERLAKIREQKEKLVKEGKYTPRDYSKDENSP